A genomic stretch from Xenopus laevis strain J_2021 chromosome 6S, Xenopus_laevis_v10.1, whole genome shotgun sequence includes:
- the nxpe3l.6.S gene encoding NXPE family member 3: protein MILGELGKRRSLERQRMDEARLKGLWRGIQFDPPNWSLRRNWSVRRIWSVRRNWSLRRNRSVRRNWSVRRIWSVRRNWSLRRNRSVRRNRSVRRNWSVRRIWTVRRNWSLRRNRSVRRNWSVRRNWSVRRTTAMLGRERISTIILFCLIFISGVLYRFLWIEPFGKIPPPAPKGYLRLHLTPHDQSSLSLEKEPQTPKMTQSNESSSSTALEQELQTVMKAIEWPEPPGPTDYEFSTSPNTTEFHMLFPRATYYVGEYVEVLITAQDHKGRPKAYGGDYFQAKLHSPMLKAGVTGSVTDHRNGTYTASFLLLWPGQVEISITLVHSTEAIAVYKILRNTHLEKVFFFGAIGGTTEIMECHVWPWPGPNVCEFRDPDSGETWYCEHQTHNPCSEYKGHLEGIYNHTLRPEEPRLLDKPLKEKLIKSKVDPFHVLSSNNNSDNRGVCSPGLPTLDPSGFYYQDFWQSRVCRNRAFPSPSAVTQCLAGKAIYLFGDSTSRQWWTYLKDFIPSLLEINLYVKLPGTLPGPLLAVDTKHKFAVQWQGHQTALTLATGDEQDLHFVANELDRLGGEGLVIVINCMAHFILYPVKVYVNRLHNIRDSVLRLMKRSPLTKVFIKSGNTGYKYAYGSDWLSLQLDLVMRTMFSELPVTVLDNWQMTSCHYLPQDLHPSPVIVKNEIDLLLSFICPT, encoded by the exons ATGATACTGGGGGAGCTCGGGAAGAGACGTTCTTTGGAGAGACAAAGGATGGATGAAGCAAGGTTGAAGGGTCTATGGAGGGGCATTCAGTTTGACCCACC GAATTGGTCATTGAGAAGGAATTGGTCGGTGAGAAGAATTTGGTCGGTGAGAAGGAATTGGTCATTGAGAAGGAATAGGTCGGTGAGAAGGAATTGGTCGGTGAGAAGAATTTGGTCGGTGAGAAGGAATTGGTCATTGAGAAGGAATAGGTCGGTGAGAAGGAATAGGTCAGTGAGAAGGAATTGGTCGGTGAGAAGAATTTGGACGGTGAGAAGGAATTGGTCATTGAGAAGGAATAGATCGGTGAGAAGGAATTGGTCGGTGAGAAGGAATTGGTCGGTGAGAAGGACAACAGCCATGCTGGGCAGGGAAAGAATTTCCACTATAATACTCTTCTGCCTGATTTTTATTTCTGGG GTTCTCTATAGGTTTCTGTGGATAGAACCATTTGGGAAAATTCCTCCCCCTGCCCCTAAGGGGTATCTTAGGCTGCATTTGACTCCACATGATCAATCTTCTTTATCACTGGAGAAAGAACCTCAAACCCCAA AAATGACCCAAAGCAATGAATCTTCATCTTCTACAGCACTGGAACAAGAACTTCAGACCGTGATGAAGGCGATTGAGTGGCCTGAACCTCCAGGTCCCACAGATTATGAGTTTTCCACCAGTCCAAATACCACAGAGTTCCACATGCTGTTCCCACGTGCCACATATTATGTTGGAGAGTATGTAGAAGTTCTCATCACAGCTCAGGACCACAAAGGCCGACCAAAAGCCTATGGAGGGGATTATTTTCAGGCCAAACTGCACTCCCCAATGCTGAAAGCAGGAGTCACCGGCTCAGTCACAGACCATAGAAACGGCACCTACACGGCCTCCTTCCTACTGCTCTGGCCGGGGCAAGTGGAGATCTCCATAACACTTGTCCATTCCACTGAGGCCATAGCTGTCTATAAAATCTTGAGGAACACTCATCTTGAAAAG GTCTTCTTCTTTGGGGCTATTGGTGGGACTACAGAAATAATGGAGTGTCACGTGTGGCCCTGGCCTGGACCCAATGTGTGTGAGTTTCGTGACCCAGACAGTGGAGAGACGTGGTACTGTGAGCATCAGACCCATAATCCCTGCAGCGAGTACAAAGGGCACTTAGAAGGAATCTATAACCATACCCTCAGGCCAGAGGAACCGAGACTCCTAGATAA GCCTCTAAAGGAGAAACTCATCAAATCCAAAGTTGACCCATTCCATGTCCTGTCCTCCAACAACAATTCAG ATAACAGAGGTGTTTGTTCTCCTGGTCTTCCAACGCTAGACCCTTCTGGGTTCTATTACCAGGATTTCTGGCAGTCCCGTGTTTGCAGGAACAGAGCTTTCCCCAGTCCATCTGCAGTTACACAATGCCTGGCTGGCAAAGCCATCTACTTGTTTGGAGATTCAACATCTAGGCAGTGGTGGACATATCTGAAAGACTTCATACCAT CTCTTTTGGAAATAAATCTGTATGTGAAACTCCCAGGCACTCTACCGGGGCCCCTTCTGGCAGTAGACACAAAGCACAAGTTTGCAGTTCAATGGCAAGGGCATCAGACTGCACTAACCTTGGCAACTGGCGATGAACAAGACCTTCATTTTGTAGCAAATGAATTGGATCGGTTGGGTGGAGAAGGGCTGGTGATTGTCATAAACTGCATGGCCCATTTTATCTTATACCCTGTAAAAGTTTACGTGAACAGGCTCCATAATATCCGCGACTCTGTTCTCCGACTAATGAAACGCAGTCCATTGACCAAGGTCTTCATCAAGTCTGGTAACACCGGATACAAGTATGCCTACGGCAGTGATTGGCTGTCCCTTCAGTTGGACCTGGTAATGAGGACCATGTTCTCAGAGTTGCCTGTTACTGTACTGGACAACTGGCAAATGACCTCCTGCCATTACCTACCCCAGGACCTCCACCCTTCACCAGTCATTGTCAAGAATGAGATTGATCTACTGTTGTCATTCATCTGTCCAACATGA